CGGCAGAAGTTAAGGGGTCTACAGCAACAATTTTTGCTCCAGCCCATAAAATAGCTAGATATGAAAGTATGGATTCTATTGAATTGAACATTATGTGGACTACTGTACTGCCAGGGGAAATATTAGAGGCTATACTGCTTATTTCTTTTGACGCTTGTTCATAGGTCAAGCTTTTATCTTCGCTTATTAAAAAAGTTTTATTAGGATATTTTTTACTCCACTCAAATACTAACTTAGCTAAACTCATAAGCCTCTGATAAATGAAGTGTTTAGCATGATAAAAATTATTGGTCTCTCGAGAATTCATATTACACTTATTGATTTAGATGGAAAATACGGTAGGATTGATGGAGGAGTTGGGGTAGCATTAAAATATCCAAGAATTATAATTAGGACTGGTAATTGCAATAAAGCAAACTTAAACTTACCTTTTGAAATACCAGATTATTGCATAGAAGAAGATTTTGAAGAACATATAGGTTTAGGGCATACTACACAATTTCTTCTTTCTTTAGCAAAATTAGGAGCGGAATATAATTTAAAAAATATAGATGTAGTAGAATTAGCAAAACTTGTTAAACGTGGAGGCACTTCTGGGATAGGTGTTTATGCGTTTAAATACGGTGGGTTTATAGTTGATGGTGGACATTCTAAGAAGATAAAAAAAGAAGTGTTACCATCAGATTATGCTAAAGTTGATCCTCCACCTTTAATTGCAAGGTATAAATTTCCGTGGTATATTTATGTTAATGTTCCTAAAGGTGGACGTAAAATATTTGGAAAAGATGAACTTGAAGCTTTTAAAAATGCTAAAGTTGAAGGGATTGATACCTTAACTAGAATTGTTTTCTTAAAATTAATTCCAGCTGTAATAGAAAATGATCTCGAAGAGGCATTAGAAGCTATTGGACTCATACAGAATTTAGGGTTTAAGAAAATCGAAGTTAGTCTTCAGACAGATGAAGTGAAGTATTTAATGAAGAGACTTTATGCTAAAGGATTTTATTCCGGAATTTCTTCATTTGGTCCAGCTATTTATACTTTTGTGAGAAGTAAAAGAGAAGGAGAAGAATTAGTATCCACTTTTGGTGGTTTTGTAACTGAAGCAAACAATGAGGGGGCAAAAGTACTATGGCTGAAAGATTAGAGTATGACGAATTTGTTATTGATGATTTAAAGAAAATTTATGGTAGCTATCTTAATGAATTTCTAAGATCAATTCTAATTCCTAATAGCAGACTGTATATTAGAGTAAATACAATAAAGACTTCAGTTGAAAAGGTCTTAAAGGAGCTAAATTTTCTTCAAATGGATGAAGATTTTG
The nucleotide sequence above comes from Sulfurisphaera javensis. Encoded proteins:
- a CDS encoding beta-ribofuranosylaminobenzene 5'-phosphate synthase family protein; translation: MIKIIGLSRIHITLIDLDGKYGRIDGGVGVALKYPRIIIRTGNCNKANLNLPFEIPDYCIEEDFEEHIGLGHTTQFLLSLAKLGAEYNLKNIDVVELAKLVKRGGTSGIGVYAFKYGGFIVDGGHSKKIKKEVLPSDYAKVDPPPLIARYKFPWYIYVNVPKGGRKIFGKDELEAFKNAKVEGIDTLTRIVFLKLIPAVIENDLEEALEAIGLIQNLGFKKIEVSLQTDEVKYLMKRLYAKGFYSGISSFGPAIYTFVRSKREGEELVSTFGGFVTEANNEGAKVLWLKD